Proteins encoded by one window of Vespula pensylvanica isolate Volc-1 chromosome 6, ASM1446617v1, whole genome shotgun sequence:
- the LOC122630171 gene encoding transient receptor potential cation channel trpm isoform X5, whose protein sequence is MIDKNKPSRMATERSWIEAAFQKRECSKFIPSAKDEHRCCCGYSYTYHCGTGADVQSYANSGSIEKEREQWSPGKNTHPYPTDAYGTIEFQGGPHPTKAQYVRLAHDTRPEPIVQLLCREWNLGLPKLLITVHGGRPNFELQPSLKKVLRKGLLKAAKTTGAWIFTGGTNTGVTRQVGDALLLERSQRQGRVVSIGIAPWGVLDKNHELIGRGEEVPYDCLSSPWTKYTVLNNRHAYFLLVDNGTEGRYGAEIVLRRKLEKYISNLKLQPYTHSSIPVVALVIEGGTNTIRSVLEYVTDVPPVPVVVCDGSGRAADLIAFMHKYASEGDGETGDGEGPLESMREHLLDTIKRTFKVSVEQTNQLYSELLQCTRKKHLITVFRITQDRPQELDQTILTALFKSKQLSPAEQLSLSLIWNRVDIARSEIFVYGQKWPPGALEQAMMQALQHDRIDFVKLLLENGVSMRKFLSIPRLEELYNTKEGPSNTLGYILRDVRPNIPRGYMYTLHDIGLVINKLMGGAYRAQYTRRRFRVIYTKVMKRSGGQQQHMHRNSCVLSSGTRYYSGSGNKSDSLTMSLLAETVPANRDTPLFDYPFNELLIWAVLTKRQQMALLMWQHGEEALAKALVALKLYKAMAHEAAEDDLETEVYDELRGYGKEFENIALELLDYCYRQDDDQTQQLLTSELQNWSGQTCLSLAVTANHRPLLAHPCSQIILADLWMGGLRTRKNTNLKVVLGLLCPVYISRLEFKSREELQLMPQTQEEHLIALEDEKEDSESEHGTSNGPDVEKRLRRSLSIRNKCSSHQGIKALISSEHSTTVVKETIVQENGKVLADNEEGTHRAYGIRSDYYDNKNSRPLRLKKKLYEFYTAPITKFWANAIAYIVFLLLFSYCILIQMGEHPSLAEIYAISYICTLGCEKVREIATSEPAKLSHKFSVWAWNMWNPCDAAAIIFFQIGLALRLRHSTFDVGRVIYCVDCIYWYLRILNILGVNKYLGPLVTMMGKMVKNMIYFVVLLLVVLMSFGVSRQAILNPNAEPKWRIVRDIFMEPYFMLYGEVYADNIDPDCGNEPGMPECLPGRWITPAVMSVYLLVANILLINLLIAVFNNIFNEVNAVAHQVWMFQRFTVVMEYEQKPVLPPPLIAVCHIYLLVKYLLRHLTRGKRSTGETCDNGLKLFLEADDMERLYDFEEDCVEGYFREQELKLQMSTEERVKITTERVENMHQKIEDIDKKEHTQNASLQAVEFRIRKLEELSEQTLAHLGVIHRFMATHMPNEGLPMTFDIDIRQRRVSERSDAFSETDSHTQLPSLILRRKRLLRSQTDATFLNMEQPLEDDALKNSETITSRENLSRNDSSVSIIDPQNVQEDVKTTTSQESEVSKDVGEVESTIKKEVSLEREVSSEAPASEPLRQDSTERPIRQTSRTRSESDDVVMIPPPNIQRGVTWAEPRVAVIPSSVTSAGSTQRSILLAMRAEYTSITDELESYCGLLSPPRTPPVSPPLSRNRNVSEINNPEMAWQIENEHLRDAEECDYQQMEDLIQRRYKEDDDESSNPPEDGATANFFAISNEHRQLRRSSAIDEDSRRPPPTISVTREIEQTLSRPPAIRDAESPDPSDKNMSTVPAPASETMC, encoded by the exons ATGATAGATAAGAATAAACCTAGCCGAATG GCAACCGAACGCAGTTGGATAGAAGCAGcttttcaaaaaagagaatgttCCAAGTTTATTCCAAGTGCTAAGGATGAACATAg ATGTTGCTGTGGTTATTCTTATACTTATCATTGTGGGACTGGTGCAGATGTTCAAAGTTATGCCAACAGTGgttctatagaaaaagaacgtgAACAATGGTCTCCAGGAAAAAATACACATCCTTATCCTACAGATGCATATGGTACTATCGAATTTCAAGGTGGACCACATCCAACTAAAGCACAA tatgtAAGATTAGCTCATGACACTCGCCCAGAACCTATAGTACAATTATTGTGTCGAGAATGGAATTTAGGATTACCTAAATTATTGATTACCGTTCATGGTGGCCGACCAAATTTTGAATTACAGCCAAGtttgaaaaaagttttacgTAAAGGTTTGTTGAAAGCTGCTAAAACAACTGGAGCCTGGATTTTCACAGGAGGAACAAATACAG gAGTTACGCGTCAAGTTGGCGATGCTTTGCTGCTAGAACGATCGCAACGACAGGGTCGAGTAGTAAGCATAGGTATAGCTCCATGGGGGGTCTTAGATAAAAATCACGAATTAATAGGACGTGGTGAAGAAGTACCATACGACTGCCTTTCTTCTCCttg gacaAAATACACAGTTCTGAATAACCGACATGCTTACTTTTTATTAGTAGATAATGGTACTGAAGGTCGATATGGAGCAGAAATTGTATTGcgtagaaaattagaaaaatatatatctaatttaaaacTACAGCCGT ATACACACAGTAGCATACCTGTAGTAGCATTAGTAATTGAAGGAGGAACGAACACAATACGTTCGGTATTAGAATATGTTACAGATGTTCCTCCAGTTCCTGTTGTTGTTTGTGATGGATCGGGACGTGCAGCTGATCTCATCGCTTTTATGCACAA aTATGCTAGTGAAGGAGATGGTGAAACCGGAGATGGTGAAGGACCGTTGGAAAGTATGAGAGAACATCTTCTGGATACTATTAAACGCACTTTTAAAGTTTCTGTTGAACAAACAAATCAATTATATTCTGAATTGCTCCAATGTACTCGTAAGAAACATCTG ATAACCGTATTCAGGATAACGCAAGATCGACCACAAGAATTGGATCAAACAATATTAACAGCTTTATTTAAATCCAAACAGTTGTCTCCAGCCGAacaattatcattatctttaATATGGAACAGAGTGGACATAGCTCGTAGTGAAATTTTTGTATACGGTCAGAAATGGCCCCCTGGTGCTTTGGAGCAAGCTATGATGCAAGCTTTACAACACGATAGGATCGATTTCGTGAAATTACTTTTGGAAAATGGTGTGTCcatgagaaaatttttatctatacctCGTTTGGAAGAACTTTATAACACA AAAGAAGGCCCATCGAACACATTAGGCTATATTCTGCGAGATGTACGGCCTAATATTCCACGTGGGTACATGTATACCTTACATGATATTGGATTAGTAATCAACAAACTCATGGGTGGAGCTTATCGTGCACAATATACACGTAGAAGGTTTCGTGTGATTTATACCAAAGTAATGAAAAGATCTGGTGGACAGCAACAACATATGCATCGGAATAGTTGTGTTTTAAGTTCTGGTACTCGTTATTATTCAGGATCTGGTAATAAATCAGACAGTTTGACAATGAGTTTGCTCGCCGAAACTGTGCCTGCTAATAGAGATACACCACTTTTTGATTATCCATTCAATGAATTGCTTATTTGGGCGGTATTAACAAAAAGACAACAAATGGCTTTGTTAATGTGGCAACATGGAGAAGAAGCTTTGGCTAAAGCTCTCGTTGCCTTGAAATTGTATAAAGCAATGGCTCATGAAGCTGCAGAAGATGACCTTGAAACCGAAGTTTACGACGAATTACGTGGTTATGGAAaggaatttgaaaatattg CTCTGGAATTATTGGATTACTGTTATCGTCAAGACGACGATCAAACACAACAATTATTGACATCCGAACTTCAAAATTGGTCTGGTCAAACTTGTTTATCCCTTGCAGTTACCGCTAATCATCGTCCACTTTTAGCGCATCCCTGTAGTCAAATCATTTTAGCAGATTTATGGATGGGTGGTCTTCGTACTCGTAAAAATACTAATTTAAag GTTGTTCTTGGTCTGTTATGTCCTGTTTATATATCACGATTGGAATTTAAAAGTAGAGAGGAATTACAATTAATGCCACAAACGCAAGAAGAACATTTGATTGCTCTTGAagatgaaaaggaagatagtGAATCAGAACATGGTACATCGAATGGCCCGGATGTTGAG aaacgtCTGCGCAGGAGCCTCAGCATACGCAACAAATGCAGCAGCCATCAAGGCATTAAG GCTTTAATTAGCAGTGAACATTCTACAACTGTTGTAAAAGAAACAATTGTGCAAGAAAATGGCAAAGTATTGGCAGATAACGAAGAAGGAACTCATCGAGCGTATGGTATTCGTTCGGACTATTATGACAACAAAAACAGTAGACCAttacgattaaagaaaaaattgtatgaattttatacagcaccaattacaaaattttggGCCAATGCT atAGCATATATtgtctttttacttttattttcgtattgtATACTTATACAAATGGGTGAACATCCGTCGCTAGCAGAAATTTATGCGATTTCTTATATCTGTACATTGGGATGCGAAAAAGTACGAGAAATAGCAACATCTGAACCAGCAAAGCTCTCTCATAAATTCAGCGTTTGGGCCTGGAACATGTGGAATCCTTGTGACGCAGccgcaataatattttttcaaatcggaCTTGCTTTGAGATTACGTCATTCAACCTTTGATGTAGGTCGAGTTATATATTGTGTTGATTGTATTTATTGGTATTTAAGAATACTTAATATTCTCGGAGTCAACAAATACTTAG GTCCATTGGTCACAATGATGGGTAAAATGGTTAAAAACATGATATATTTCGTAGTCCTTTTACTAGTTGTTCTCATGAGTTTTGGAGTATCAAGACAAGCTATATTAAATCCTAATGCAGAACCAAAATGGCGAATAGTCCGTGAT ATTTTTATGGAACCTTATTTCATGCTTTACGGAGAAGTGTATGCGGATAATATAGATCCTGATTGTGGAAATGAACCAGGCATGCCGGAATGTCTTCCAGGTCGTTGGATCACGCCAGCAGTTATGTCCGTATATCTTTTAGTTGcaaacatattattaataaatttgttgatcgcggttttcaataatatattcaacgaGGTTAACGCCGTTGCACATCAAGTATGGATGTTCCAACGTTTTACCGTTGTGATGGAATATGAGCAAAAACCAGTTTTACCTCCACCTCTTATCGCGGTCTgccatatatatttattagtaaaatatttactgAGACACCTGACGCGTGGTAAAAGAAGTACAGGTGAAACATGCGATAATGgtcttaaattatttctcgagGCTGACGATATGGAACGTTTATATGATTTTGAAGAAGATTGCGTTGAGGGATACTTTCGCGAGCAAGAACTGAAATTACAAATGTCTACGGAAGAACGCGTTAAAATTACAACGGAAAGAGTTGAAAATATGCATCAGAAAATAGAggatatcgataaaaaggaaCATACGCAGAACGCTTCGCTTCAG gCCGTAGAATTCCGTATTCGCAAATTGGAAGAATTAAGCGAACAAACATTGGCGCATCTTGGTGTAATACATCGTTTCATGGCAACGCACATGCCCAACGAAGGACTTCCTATGACTTTTGATATAGACATTCGTCAACGCAGAGTCTCTGAAAGATCGGATGCTTTTTCAGAGACTGATTCTCATACTCAATTACCTAGTCTCATATTACGACGTAAGCGACTTTTGCGTTCTCAAACCGATGCCACATTTTTAAACATGGAGCAACCATTGGAGGACGACGCTTTGAAGAATTCAGAAACTATAACGTCTCGTGAGAATCTAAGTAGAAACGATTCCTCTGTAAGCATCATTGATCCTCAGAATGTTCAAGAAGACGTTAAGACTACTACGAGTCAAGAAAGCGAAGTGAGCAAAGATGTGGGAGAAGTGGaatcaacgataaaaaaagaagtatcgtTAGAGAGAGAAGTTAGCAGCGAAGCTCCTGCTTCGGAACCATTGAGACAAGACTCGACGGAACGTCCGATTAGACAAACTAGTAGAACTCGTTCGGAGTCTGACGACGTAGTAATGATTCCACCGCCAAATATACAAAGAGGTGTTACATGGGCGGAACCACGTGTCGCTGTGATTCCATCTTCCGTTACTTCAGCTGGTAGTACCCAAAGATCCATACTTTTGGCGATGCGTGCCGAATATACTAGTATAACTGACGAATTAGAAAGTTATTGCGGTCTTCTTAGTCCACCAAGAACGCCACCAGTTTCACCTCCCTTATCCAGGAATAGAAATGTATCGGAAATTAATAATCCTGAGATGGCTTGGCAAATAGAGAACGAACATTTAAGGGATGCCGAAGAGTGCGATTATCAACAAATGGAAGATTTAATTCAACGACGTTACAAAGAGGACGACGATGAATCCAGTAATCCACCCGAGGATGGTGCTACTGCTAACTTCTTTGCCATATCCAACGAACATCGTCAATTACGAAGATCTTCTGCGATCGACGAAGACTCTCGTAGACCACCACCTACGATCAGTGTTACCAGAGAGATCGAGCAAACACTTTCACGGCCACCTGCGATAAGAGACGCCGAATCTCCCGATCCAAGCGATAAAAATATGAGTACTGTACCAGCGCCAGCTTCTGAAACTATGTGTTGA
- the LOC122630171 gene encoding transient receptor potential cation channel trpm isoform X2 codes for MIDKNKPSRMATERSWIEAAFQKRECSKFIPSAKDEHRFTEVQGDKNAEYDVITSSRCCCGYSYTYHCGTGADVQSYANSGSIEKEREQWSPGKNTHPYPTDAYGTIEFQGGPHPTKAQYVRLAHDTRPEPIVQLLCREWNLGLPKLLITVHGGRPNFELQPSLKKVLRKGLLKAAKTTGAWIFTGGTNTGVTRQVGDALLLERSQRQGRVVSIGIAPWGVLDKNHELIGRGEEVPYDCLSSPWTKYTVLNNRHAYFLLVDNGTEGRYGAEIVLRRKLEKYISNLKLQPYTHSSIPVVALVIEGGTNTIRSVLEYVTDVPPVPVVVCDGSGRAADLIAFMHKYASEGDGETGDGEGPLESMREHLLDTIKRTFKVSVEQTNQLYSELLQCTRKKHLITVFRITQDRPQELDQTILTALFKSKQLSPAEQLSLSLIWNRVDIARSEIFVYGQKWPPGALEQAMMQALQHDRIDFVKLLLENGVSMRKFLSIPRLEELYNTKEGPSNTLGYILRDVRPNIPRGYMYTLHDIGLVINKLMGGAYRAQYTRRRFRVIYTKVMKRSGGQQQHMHRNSCVLSSGTRYYSGSGNKSDSLTMSLLAETVPANRDTPLFDYPFNELLIWAVLTKRQQMALLMWQHGEEALAKALVALKLYKAMAHEAAEDDLETEVYDELRGYGKEFENIALELLDYCYRQDDDQTQQLLTSELQNWSGQTCLSLAVTANHRPLLAHPCSQIILADLWMGGLRTRKNTNLKVVLGLLCPVYISRLEFKSREELQLMPQTQEEHLIALEDEKEDSESEHGTSNGPDVEKRLRRSLSIRNKCSSHQGIKALISSEHSTTVVKETIVQENGKVLADNEEGTHRAYGIRSDYYDNKNSRPLRLKKKLYEFYTAPITKFWANAIAYIVFLLLFSYCILIQMGEHPSLAEIYAISYICTLGCEKVREIATSEPAKLSHKFSVWAWNMWNPCDAAAIIFFQIGLALRLRHSTFDVGRVIYCVDCIYWYLRILNILGVNKYLGPLVTMMGKMVKNMIYFVVLLLVVLMSFGVSRQAILNPNAEPKWRIVRDIFMEPYFMLYGEVYADNIDPDCGNEPGMPECLPGRWITPAVMSVYLLVANILLINLLIAVFNNIFNEVNAVAHQVWMFQRFTVVMEYEQKPVLPPPLIAVCHIYLLVKYLLRHLTRGKRSTGETCDNGLKLFLEADDMERLYDFEEDCVEGYFREQELKLQMSTEERVKITTERVENMHQKIEDIDKKEHTQNASLQAVEFRIRKLEELSEQTLAHLGVIHRFMATHMPNEGLPMTFDIDIRQRRVSERSDAFSETDSHTQLPSLILRRKRLLRSQTDATFLNMEQPLEDDALKNSETITSRENLSRNDSSVSIIDPQNVQEDVKTTTSQESEVSKDVGEVESTIKKEVSLEREVSSEAPASEPLRQDSTERPIRQTSRTRSESDDVVMIPPPNIQRGVTWAEPRVAVIPSSVTSAGSTQRSILLAMRAEYTSITDELESYCGLLSPPRTPPVSPPLSRNRNVSEINNPEMAWQIENEHLRDAEECDYQQMEDLIQRRYKEDDDESSNPPEDGATANFFAISNEHRQLRRSSAIDEDSRRPPPTISVTREIEQTLSRPPAIRDAESPDPSDKNMSTVPAPASETMC; via the exons ATGATAGATAAGAATAAACCTAGCCGAATG GCAACCGAACGCAGTTGGATAGAAGCAGcttttcaaaaaagagaatgttCCAAGTTTATTCCAAGTGCTAAGGATGAACATAg GTTCACAGAAGTACAGGGAGATAAGAATGCAGAATACGATGTGATCACTTCTTCCAG ATGTTGCTGTGGTTATTCTTATACTTATCATTGTGGGACTGGTGCAGATGTTCAAAGTTATGCCAACAGTGgttctatagaaaaagaacgtgAACAATGGTCTCCAGGAAAAAATACACATCCTTATCCTACAGATGCATATGGTACTATCGAATTTCAAGGTGGACCACATCCAACTAAAGCACAA tatgtAAGATTAGCTCATGACACTCGCCCAGAACCTATAGTACAATTATTGTGTCGAGAATGGAATTTAGGATTACCTAAATTATTGATTACCGTTCATGGTGGCCGACCAAATTTTGAATTACAGCCAAGtttgaaaaaagttttacgTAAAGGTTTGTTGAAAGCTGCTAAAACAACTGGAGCCTGGATTTTCACAGGAGGAACAAATACAG gAGTTACGCGTCAAGTTGGCGATGCTTTGCTGCTAGAACGATCGCAACGACAGGGTCGAGTAGTAAGCATAGGTATAGCTCCATGGGGGGTCTTAGATAAAAATCACGAATTAATAGGACGTGGTGAAGAAGTACCATACGACTGCCTTTCTTCTCCttg gacaAAATACACAGTTCTGAATAACCGACATGCTTACTTTTTATTAGTAGATAATGGTACTGAAGGTCGATATGGAGCAGAAATTGTATTGcgtagaaaattagaaaaatatatatctaatttaaaacTACAGCCGT ATACACACAGTAGCATACCTGTAGTAGCATTAGTAATTGAAGGAGGAACGAACACAATACGTTCGGTATTAGAATATGTTACAGATGTTCCTCCAGTTCCTGTTGTTGTTTGTGATGGATCGGGACGTGCAGCTGATCTCATCGCTTTTATGCACAA aTATGCTAGTGAAGGAGATGGTGAAACCGGAGATGGTGAAGGACCGTTGGAAAGTATGAGAGAACATCTTCTGGATACTATTAAACGCACTTTTAAAGTTTCTGTTGAACAAACAAATCAATTATATTCTGAATTGCTCCAATGTACTCGTAAGAAACATCTG ATAACCGTATTCAGGATAACGCAAGATCGACCACAAGAATTGGATCAAACAATATTAACAGCTTTATTTAAATCCAAACAGTTGTCTCCAGCCGAacaattatcattatctttaATATGGAACAGAGTGGACATAGCTCGTAGTGAAATTTTTGTATACGGTCAGAAATGGCCCCCTGGTGCTTTGGAGCAAGCTATGATGCAAGCTTTACAACACGATAGGATCGATTTCGTGAAATTACTTTTGGAAAATGGTGTGTCcatgagaaaatttttatctatacctCGTTTGGAAGAACTTTATAACACA AAAGAAGGCCCATCGAACACATTAGGCTATATTCTGCGAGATGTACGGCCTAATATTCCACGTGGGTACATGTATACCTTACATGATATTGGATTAGTAATCAACAAACTCATGGGTGGAGCTTATCGTGCACAATATACACGTAGAAGGTTTCGTGTGATTTATACCAAAGTAATGAAAAGATCTGGTGGACAGCAACAACATATGCATCGGAATAGTTGTGTTTTAAGTTCTGGTACTCGTTATTATTCAGGATCTGGTAATAAATCAGACAGTTTGACAATGAGTTTGCTCGCCGAAACTGTGCCTGCTAATAGAGATACACCACTTTTTGATTATCCATTCAATGAATTGCTTATTTGGGCGGTATTAACAAAAAGACAACAAATGGCTTTGTTAATGTGGCAACATGGAGAAGAAGCTTTGGCTAAAGCTCTCGTTGCCTTGAAATTGTATAAAGCAATGGCTCATGAAGCTGCAGAAGATGACCTTGAAACCGAAGTTTACGACGAATTACGTGGTTATGGAAaggaatttgaaaatattg CTCTGGAATTATTGGATTACTGTTATCGTCAAGACGACGATCAAACACAACAATTATTGACATCCGAACTTCAAAATTGGTCTGGTCAAACTTGTTTATCCCTTGCAGTTACCGCTAATCATCGTCCACTTTTAGCGCATCCCTGTAGTCAAATCATTTTAGCAGATTTATGGATGGGTGGTCTTCGTACTCGTAAAAATACTAATTTAAag GTTGTTCTTGGTCTGTTATGTCCTGTTTATATATCACGATTGGAATTTAAAAGTAGAGAGGAATTACAATTAATGCCACAAACGCAAGAAGAACATTTGATTGCTCTTGAagatgaaaaggaagatagtGAATCAGAACATGGTACATCGAATGGCCCGGATGTTGAG aaacgtCTGCGCAGGAGCCTCAGCATACGCAACAAATGCAGCAGCCATCAAGGCATTAAG GCTTTAATTAGCAGTGAACATTCTACAACTGTTGTAAAAGAAACAATTGTGCAAGAAAATGGCAAAGTATTGGCAGATAACGAAGAAGGAACTCATCGAGCGTATGGTATTCGTTCGGACTATTATGACAACAAAAACAGTAGACCAttacgattaaagaaaaaattgtatgaattttatacagcaccaattacaaaattttggGCCAATGCT atAGCATATATtgtctttttacttttattttcgtattgtATACTTATACAAATGGGTGAACATCCGTCGCTAGCAGAAATTTATGCGATTTCTTATATCTGTACATTGGGATGCGAAAAAGTACGAGAAATAGCAACATCTGAACCAGCAAAGCTCTCTCATAAATTCAGCGTTTGGGCCTGGAACATGTGGAATCCTTGTGACGCAGccgcaataatattttttcaaatcggaCTTGCTTTGAGATTACGTCATTCAACCTTTGATGTAGGTCGAGTTATATATTGTGTTGATTGTATTTATTGGTATTTAAGAATACTTAATATTCTCGGAGTCAACAAATACTTAG GTCCATTGGTCACAATGATGGGTAAAATGGTTAAAAACATGATATATTTCGTAGTCCTTTTACTAGTTGTTCTCATGAGTTTTGGAGTATCAAGACAAGCTATATTAAATCCTAATGCAGAACCAAAATGGCGAATAGTCCGTGAT ATTTTTATGGAACCTTATTTCATGCTTTACGGAGAAGTGTATGCGGATAATATAGATCCTGATTGTGGAAATGAACCAGGCATGCCGGAATGTCTTCCAGGTCGTTGGATCACGCCAGCAGTTATGTCCGTATATCTTTTAGTTGcaaacatattattaataaatttgttgatcgcggttttcaataatatattcaacgaGGTTAACGCCGTTGCACATCAAGTATGGATGTTCCAACGTTTTACCGTTGTGATGGAATATGAGCAAAAACCAGTTTTACCTCCACCTCTTATCGCGGTCTgccatatatatttattagtaaaatatttactgAGACACCTGACGCGTGGTAAAAGAAGTACAGGTGAAACATGCGATAATGgtcttaaattatttctcgagGCTGACGATATGGAACGTTTATATGATTTTGAAGAAGATTGCGTTGAGGGATACTTTCGCGAGCAAGAACTGAAATTACAAATGTCTACGGAAGAACGCGTTAAAATTACAACGGAAAGAGTTGAAAATATGCATCAGAAAATAGAggatatcgataaaaaggaaCATACGCAGAACGCTTCGCTTCAG gCCGTAGAATTCCGTATTCGCAAATTGGAAGAATTAAGCGAACAAACATTGGCGCATCTTGGTGTAATACATCGTTTCATGGCAACGCACATGCCCAACGAAGGACTTCCTATGACTTTTGATATAGACATTCGTCAACGCAGAGTCTCTGAAAGATCGGATGCTTTTTCAGAGACTGATTCTCATACTCAATTACCTAGTCTCATATTACGACGTAAGCGACTTTTGCGTTCTCAAACCGATGCCACATTTTTAAACATGGAGCAACCATTGGAGGACGACGCTTTGAAGAATTCAGAAACTATAACGTCTCGTGAGAATCTAAGTAGAAACGATTCCTCTGTAAGCATCATTGATCCTCAGAATGTTCAAGAAGACGTTAAGACTACTACGAGTCAAGAAAGCGAAGTGAGCAAAGATGTGGGAGAAGTGGaatcaacgataaaaaaagaagtatcgtTAGAGAGAGAAGTTAGCAGCGAAGCTCCTGCTTCGGAACCATTGAGACAAGACTCGACGGAACGTCCGATTAGACAAACTAGTAGAACTCGTTCGGAGTCTGACGACGTAGTAATGATTCCACCGCCAAATATACAAAGAGGTGTTACATGGGCGGAACCACGTGTCGCTGTGATTCCATCTTCCGTTACTTCAGCTGGTAGTACCCAAAGATCCATACTTTTGGCGATGCGTGCCGAATATACTAGTATAACTGACGAATTAGAAAGTTATTGCGGTCTTCTTAGTCCACCAAGAACGCCACCAGTTTCACCTCCCTTATCCAGGAATAGAAATGTATCGGAAATTAATAATCCTGAGATGGCTTGGCAAATAGAGAACGAACATTTAAGGGATGCCGAAGAGTGCGATTATCAACAAATGGAAGATTTAATTCAACGACGTTACAAAGAGGACGACGATGAATCCAGTAATCCACCCGAGGATGGTGCTACTGCTAACTTCTTTGCCATATCCAACGAACATCGTCAATTACGAAGATCTTCTGCGATCGACGAAGACTCTCGTAGACCACCACCTACGATCAGTGTTACCAGAGAGATCGAGCAAACACTTTCACGGCCACCTGCGATAAGAGACGCCGAATCTCCCGATCCAAGCGATAAAAATATGAGTACTGTACCAGCGCCAGCTTCTGAAACTATGTGTTGA